Genomic segment of Gopherus flavomarginatus isolate rGopFla2 chromosome 2, rGopFla2.mat.asm, whole genome shotgun sequence:
TGAATTTGTGCTTCTGTCAATTATAATAACATCAGTAATAGTTATTTTAGGGCATGTTTTCATATTCCACAGGCTAACTTGTACCTGCCTCTGTGTGTGCAATTAGATAATTTCTCATTCTAAGAGGCACTTCTCTATGCAAATATGGGTTTTGAAGAgacacatgcatgcatgcactTTTTGAAGGCACATGTGTGCATGCACTTTTTGTATCCTGTAAGAGAAGATGGGAGGCAAATTTTCAAACCCTGGATGCTCAGCATTTACCTCCCATCCACTCTTACTGGATACATTTGTACAGTATGGACCAGTGGCTATGGTACTGGACTACTATTCAGAAGAtatgggttctagtcctggctttgCTACAGGCCTCTTGAGCAAGCTACTTAACCCTCTCTGTGTCTATTTCCTCATTCATAAATTGTGGATGATGATACTTACCTCCTTCCTAAAGTGTTTTAAGATGTATGgatgaaaaacactatataacatctatatattattattattagcccAAGTGGCTCCAATTCTTGACTGGGGCCTATGAGCCCTACTgtaataaattataaataatgGTAATTAAGGTGCATTTCGTGTATAGATTGATTTACACTGGAACTGGATGTGGGAGCTAACAAATCAATTCAATAGGACAGGAGGTTAAAACCTTTTTGGTTTGGCGTATTAAGGGTATTATTTCTAAAGAATTTTGCTGAGAATCTTGTTATGAATTATCCatatttctggttttttttaataattatttggATGACATTTGCATTTGTATCAGACAACGCCTTTAGTATCTGCCAGTGACAATCCATGAACCAGATCTTCAGAGATCTTGATGAGATTTTGGAGGAACTGTAAAGTTTGTGTGAGTGTCACTTGCCTCTGGCtgcagagagagagtggattatGGCACTATTCCAATATTAAAATACATTGCTGGTCAGCCGTCCTCAGCTCATATAAGTCAGAGAGACCCAGAGGGCATTGGATCTGAAGTTAAGACCATGTTGTAGGAGACACGGGGGTCAGAAGCAGTCTGGGCAGTACAAGGTGATTGACATTCATATACTATTAAAGATTCCCATATTCAGAAGGAATGGTCAAAGGCTAACATTTTGGAGAAATCTTTCAGGCTGGGATTCAGATGTTCTACCAGGCATATAGCTAACTATTGTAATTATGATCTAAATTAAAAACTCATGGAAATAAATTTGGGAAACAGATGTAAACTAACAATCTCTTATTTCAGCCTATAAGGAAAAGATGAAGGAGCTGTCCATGCTGTCTCTGATCTGCTCTTGTTTTTACCCTGAACCTCGCAACATGAATATCTATACATATGATGGTGAGTAACCTTCACTGGAAATCATCCTGCTTGTTAAGTAATTTGGCAGTGCTGGGATATGACTCATTTCACTTTCACAGTTTCTAATATTTAGTCAATGCTTTGCTGATTTAACAATTCACTTGCTATTTCTGGCTGTTAGTTCTTACCAATTGCCTATTGCTCATTGTGGTGATTCTTTGGCCCTAACAACAACATattaaaatctcattttaaaaagcccAAGGCTGTCTATTTTATAATTAGCTATACTGTACTTAATACCTCAAGAAATGCTACCCATCCAGGAATTGCAGATATTCACAGCTGATGCAATTCTCAAGAAAATCAAGAAAATATGCTTTCCCTAGCAGGCACCAATGAGGTAATTCTTAATTAGTCAACTTGGATTTTTCTCACCCAGGCTTGAGATGCCATGCTTTTAAATTCATTATGTCTGGGGCCTTTTCCTTGTGAGCACGTAGATGGGTGTTATGAATTGAACAAACTGTTTGAGGAGTTGCATCTCTGGGCTGCATAAGAGGCTAAGAGGCAGCAGGGTTTCAGCAGATGCTTCAGCAAACAAAAGCAGTACAGCATATCTGTAATTCCCAAAGAGGTCAGGAGTTATTCCTGCCCCTCATCAGCATAAAAGGAGACAATTTtggagaaacattttaaaatctaatttaaacACTAGTCAAAACTGCTGGATTGATAGCCTTGGAAACAGAAATTATTGATTTATCCATAGGATAGGTATAGCAGGAATCAGTCTCTGCACCACCAGGTGATCTCATAACGACATCTCAGCCTCAGATGCATGAAAAACTCTAGTTCAGTCTCCATTCCAATTCAATACTTAGCTTGGTTGCTGAGATGAGCAATATGGTGCCAAATGATATCACATGTGGTGGTGAATAGTCTCAAGTATGGATACTTGATCACCACTGGGCTGCAATCACCAATTAATTTCACATGACCATCAAGCACATGCAGATTATTTTTGGTCAAAcaactgcttttttatttaacTTTGGAAAACTAGATTGAGTTTACAAAAGTAGGTTTGTTACTATTAAGTGTCAATAGTTTTGAACATTTTTACTATTACTCCTCCATGACTTCCTATATATGTATTTCCCTCTAAAGTCATTGATAAACTTCTTCTAACCCTGAGAATTACCAAAGAGTAAATTTATAGTAGTTCATTTTCATGAAGCAACTACCAAAACATAGCAAGGGCTGGTGAAAGAATGTTTCACACCAGATTTACACATTTGTCCATATTAAGCTTTCTTTACTACCGTATAAatccccacatacacacatatacatatacacatgcTTTTATAGCCTTCCAAAATGACATATGTATTTATATTTATAGGATTAATTTATACTTACACTGTTACTAACAAATGGGAATGTACCTCTCATGAGAGCTGTTTTCAACACATACTCAGCCGTTTCCCTTTCATTGCCAAAGTATGCTATTTCTCTCCCCCAATGTCGGGtttaacctttttaattttatttcctagATATGGAAGTGAAACAAATCAACAAACGTGCCTCTGGCCAGGCCTTTGAACTGATCTTAAAGCCGCCATCTCCTGTCTCAGAAGCACCACGGACTTTAGCCTCTCCAAAGAAGAAAGAACTGTCCCGTGAGGAGATCCAGAAAAAGCTGGAAGCTGCTGAGGAAAGGAGAAAGGTACCCTTGGTTTTTAGCTGTGCCTTGCCATATGCAATTGCAACAAAGTTTCCTATCATTTCTGATGAAAAATCAT
This window contains:
- the STMN2 gene encoding stathmin-2 encodes the protein MAKTAMAYKEKMKELSMLSLICSCFYPEPRNMNIYTYDDMEVKQINKRASGQAFELILKPPSPVSEAPRTLASPKKKELSREEIQKKLEAAEERRKSQEAQVLKHLAEKREHEREVLQKALEENNNFSKMAEEKLILKMEQIKEKREANLAALIERLQEKERHAAEVRRNKELQVELSG